One genomic segment of Stigmatopora argus isolate UIUO_Sarg chromosome 1, RoL_Sarg_1.0, whole genome shotgun sequence includes these proteins:
- the slc26a10 gene encoding solute carrier family 26 member 10 isoform X2, with the protein MLCLRRMGHLQEKGMAFALLTSVAPIFGLYTSFFPVVIYMIFGTGRHVSTGTFAVVSLMTGSIVEEMVPSPPELNASSHEGSDFELQRIGVASAVALLSGIIMLCMFGLQLGFLSTYLSEPIVKAFTSAAAFHVTSSQLQSMLGLRLSRYTGTFSLFKTLASVMENLPQTNMAELLISLVCLAVLIPIKEINSRYRQRLRTPIPVEILTVIIATSVAYAFSLDSNYDIEIVGHIPAGFPRPHLPAIRTFPDIAGDTVAITFVGYAVSVSLAMIYADKHGYSIHPNQELLAHGISNTVSSFFTCFPSSATLATTNILESAGGYTQFSGLFTSLVVLIVLLLIGPLFQFLPKAVLACINVTSLRQMFLQFQDLPELWRISKIDFIVWVVTWLSVVVLNVDLGLAIGVVFSMMTVICRTQRAGCSVLGRASNTEIYRPLENHSKCYEVPGMKILTYNGPIYYGNRSFFREQMSSLLGVTPEKIRSREKARKALEKHDCQTAVNTVERGIANASFSSENEFFKSEASEHNVQVVLIDCSSVIFVDVAGARLFTQMCVECQKIGVHVYLSNCNESVLKILTASGLMNHMKPQHIFVTVHDAVMYIQQQKEKHPESTTTVWV; encoded by the exons ATGCTGTGCTTGAGAAGGATGGGCCACTTGCAAGAGAAAG GCATGGCTTTTGCACTACTCACATCTGTAGCACCGATATTTGGTCTCTACACATCTTTCTTTCCTGTGGTTATCTATATGATTTTTGGCACTGGTCGCCACGTATCCACAG GTACGTTTGCTGTGGTGAGTCTCATGACTGGCTCTATCGTGGAGGAAATGGTCCCATCACCTCCAGAACTGAACGCCAGTTCGCATGAAGGGTCTGATTTTGAGCTCCAGAGGATCGGCGTGGCCTCTGCAGTGGCACTTCTTTCGGGAATTATCATG CTATGCATGTTTGGTCTTCAGTTGGGCTTCCTCTCCACCTATCTGTCCGAGCCTATAGTAAAGGCTTTCACCAGCGCGGCTGCCTTTCACGTCACTAGCTCGCAGCTGCAGAGCATGCTCGGGTTGCGCCTCTCTCGTTACACGGGAACGTTCTCCCTTTTCAAG ACTTTAGCATCTGTGATGGAGAACCTGCCTCAGACGAACATGGCAGAGCTGCTGATATCCTTAGTGTGTTTAGCGGTGCTGATCCCGATAAAAGAGATCAACTCGCGGTACCGGCAGCGCCTTCGCACGCCCATCCCCGTGGAGATCCTGACG GTGATTATTGCCACCAGTGTGGCCTATGCTTTCTCTTTGGACTCCAATTATGACATTGAGATTGTTGGCCACATTCCAGCAGG ATTTCCAAGGCCACATTTACCTGCCATACGTACATTTCCTGACATTGCTGGGGACACCGTTGCCATCACATTTGTTGGTTACGCTGTTTCTGTCTCACTGGCGATGATCTATGCGGACAAACATGGATATTCCATCCACCCGAACCAG GAATTGTTGGCTCATGGCATCTCCAACACTGTGTCCTCCTTTTTTACCTGCTTCCCAAGTTCAGCCACTCTTGCCACCACAAACATACTGGAAAGTGCAGGGGGGTACACACAG TTCTCCGGCTTGTTCACCAGTCTTGTTGTGCTAATTGTTCTTCTGCTCATTGGACCGCTATTTCAATTCCTACCGAAG GCGGTACTGGCATGCATCAACGTGACCAGCCTAAGGCAAATGTTCCTGCAGTTTCAGGACTTACCAGAACTGTGGCGAATCAGCAAAATTGACTTT ATAGTTTGGGTGGTCACTTGGCTGTCTGTTGTGGTTCTCAATGTGGATCTTGGTTTAGCCATTGGGGTGGTCTTCTCAATGATGACTGTAATCTGTCGCACACAAAG gGCTGGTTGCTCCGTGCTCGGCCGGGCTAGCAACACTGAAATTTACAGACCCCTGGAGAATCATAGTAAG TGCTATGAGGTGCCAGGGATGAAGATCCTAACATACAATGGGCCTATTTATTATGGCAATCGTAGCTTCTTTAGGGAGCAGATGAGCAGCCTGTTGGGCGTGACACCAGAGAAGATCCGCAGCAGAGAGAAGGCCAGAAAAGCTCTGGAGAAACATGACTGTCAGACCGCTGTCAACACAGTG GAAAGAGGAATTGCTAATGCATCAttttcttcagaaaatgagttctTCAAATCTG AAGCATCTGAGCACAACGTCCAAGTAGTATTAATCGACTGCAGCAGCGTAATATTTGTTGATGTTGCGGGAGCGAGACTTTTCACTCAG ATGTGCGTTGAATGCCAGAAGATTGGAGTTCATGTCTATTTGTCCAACTGCAATG AGAGCGTTTTAAAGATTCTCACAGCAAGCGGTCTCATGAACCACATGAAACCCCAGCATATTTTTGTCACCGTACACGATGCCGTGATGTACATTCAGCAACAGAAG GAAAAACATCCGGAAAGCACCACGACTGTTTGGGTGTGA
- the b4galnt1a gene encoding beta-1,4 N-acetylgalactosaminyltransferase 1a, producing the protein MRVSCKKCLGLLVISSYLLIMLFYLWSPPRGSKVDAKARIKREMEIVIMESIWDGFNNHSDISYHIKEDVAGRLARNTCVCMSDNQTFHLPFSNLLFPRVKAHNLVSRYLQSHPNPEAVKRLRAHEYHRFQLRSISPADVLIVNKGNSPLQFPSQGVAVRPLNTIIIPGLVLLDKPRSNHAVNLTATLGTFDVAATVDGVLVKGDGKMHMSLSSAVLAALNRQLQFITYTNTVFHPRTADTVQFTTAGHRSFFTIKIGHPDVPSLYNSGSPKDGDISSLVTIVTKTFLRYNHLKNLIRSIRKYYPSMTIVIADDNEHPQQVTGPHIEQYIMPFGKGWFAGRNLAVSQVTTKYLLWVDDDFIFTADTKLEKMVGILEGTSLDLVGGAVREVTGWTTTFRHTISVKEGGEDGDCIYIMGGYHHAIEGFPTCVVADVVINFFMGRTEKVQQVGFNPRLSRRGHLEFFIDGLGSLHIGSCSDVVVNHASKIKLPWTKTTSEKAYQEFRYSKSDVEDHIHDEVFYFTNRFKCMARN; encoded by the exons ATGCGTGTCAGCTGCAAAAAATGTCTGGGACTACTTGTCATCAGCAGTTACCTGTTGATCATGCTGTTTTATTTATGGAGCCCACCGAGGGGCTCAAAGGTTGACGCAAAGGCAAGAATTAAACGTGAAATGGAGATTGTCATTATGGAGAGCATTTGGGATGGCTTTAATAATCACAGTGACATTTCATATCATATAAAGGAGGATGTCGCAGG TCGCTTGGCAAGAAatacgtgtgtgtgcatgtctgATAACCAGACATTTCATCTGCCTTTCTCCAACCTGCTCTTCCCACGTGTAAAGGCCCACAACCTAGTCTCGAGATACTTACAATCACATCCTAACCCTGAGGCTGTGAAACGCCTCAGAGCTCACGAATACCACCGTTTTCAGTTGAG GTCCATCAGTCCTGCAGATGTGTTGATTGTGAATAAGGGAAATAGTCCTCTTCAGTTTCCCTCTCAGGGTGTAGCAGTGCGTCCACTCAACACAATCATCATACCAG GTTTGGTTCTTCTAGATAAACCAAGATCAAACCATGCT GTCAATTTGACCGCAACACTGGGTACTTTTGATGTGGCTGCTACTGTGGACGGGGTCTTGGTTAAAGGAGACGGAAAGATGCACATGAGCCTGTCAAGTGCTGTTCTCGCTGCTCTGAACAGGCAGCTGCAATTCATCACCTATACAAACACAGTATTCCATCCCAGAACAGCAGACACAG TTCAGTTTACAACTGCAGGTCACCGCTCATTTTTCACCATCAAAATTGGACATCCTGATGTTCCGAGTCTTTACAACTCTGGATCTCCAAAAg ATGGCGATATAAGCAGTCTTGTCACCATTGTGACGAAAACCTTTCTACGTTACAATCATCTGAAAAATCTCATCAGGAGCATACGTAAATATTATCCAAGCATGACAATCGTGATCGCAGATGATAATGAACACCCTCAGCAAGTGACTGGTCCTCACATTGAGCAATACATCATGCCATTCGGAAAG GGTTGGTTTGCTGGGCGAAATTTGGCAGTCTCTCAGGTGACCACCAAATATCTTCTTTGGGTGGATGATGATTTCATCTTCACCGCGGACACCAAGCTGGAGAAAATGGTGGGCATCCTTGAGGGGACCAGTCTCGATCTG GTTGGAGGCGCAGTCCGAGAGGTAACTGGCTGGACGACAACTTTCCGTCACACCATCTCAGTGAAAGAGGGGGGTGAAGATGGtgactgtatatatattatggGTGGCTATCATCATGCCATTGAGGGATTTCCCACCTGCGTGGTTGCTGACGTGGTCATCAACTTCTTCATGGGAAGAACGGAAAAAGTGCAGCAGGTGGGCTTTAACCCACGCCTGTCTCGCCGCGGGCATCTGG AGTTCTTTATTGACGGGCTGGGCTCACTCCACATTGGCTCCTGCAGTGATGTCGTCGTGAACCACGCATCTAAGATCAAACTGCCATGGACTAAAACAACTTCTGAAAAGGCCTATCAAGAGTTTCGATACTCCAAGAGTGATGTTGAGGATCACATTCATGATGAAGTTTTCTACTTCACCAACAGGTTCAAATGCATGGCCAGGAACTAA
- the slc26a10 gene encoding solute carrier family 26 member 10 isoform X1: MSASVAVYRSIFTEDRFKQAYGSEEDNSRGRSSLWDKLTARCRCSRRSCLHLLRQRVPIFNWLPGYRFKKCFLGDTIAGLTVGVLHIPQGMAFALLTSVAPIFGLYTSFFPVVIYMIFGTGRHVSTGTFAVVSLMTGSIVEEMVPSPPELNASSHEGSDFELQRIGVASAVALLSGIIMLCMFGLQLGFLSTYLSEPIVKAFTSAAAFHVTSSQLQSMLGLRLSRYTGTFSLFKTLASVMENLPQTNMAELLISLVCLAVLIPIKEINSRYRQRLRTPIPVEILTVIIATSVAYAFSLDSNYDIEIVGHIPAGFPRPHLPAIRTFPDIAGDTVAITFVGYAVSVSLAMIYADKHGYSIHPNQELLAHGISNTVSSFFTCFPSSATLATTNILESAGGYTQFSGLFTSLVVLIVLLLIGPLFQFLPKAVLACINVTSLRQMFLQFQDLPELWRISKIDFIVWVVTWLSVVVLNVDLGLAIGVVFSMMTVICRTQRAGCSVLGRASNTEIYRPLENHSKCYEVPGMKILTYNGPIYYGNRSFFREQMSSLLGVTPEKIRSREKARKALEKHDCQTAVNTVERGIANASFSSENEFFKSEASEHNVQVVLIDCSSVIFVDVAGARLFTQMCVECQKIGVHVYLSNCNESVLKILTASGLMNHMKPQHIFVTVHDAVMYIQQQKEKHPESTTTVWV; this comes from the exons ATGAGCGCCTCCGTGGCCGTGTACCGGAGCATCTTCACCGAAGACCGGTTCAAACAGGCCTATGGCTCCGAGGAGGACAACTCGAGGGGAAGATCCAGTTTGTGGGACAAGTTGACCGCGAGGTGCAGGTGTTCACGGCGGTCCTGCCTTCACCTGCTCCGACAAAGAGTTCCTATTTTCAACTGGCTGCCGGGATACCGCTTTAAGAAATGTTTCTTGGGAGACACAATCGCCGGACTTACAGTTGGCGTTCTCCACATCCCTCAAG GCATGGCTTTTGCACTACTCACATCTGTAGCACCGATATTTGGTCTCTACACATCTTTCTTTCCTGTGGTTATCTATATGATTTTTGGCACTGGTCGCCACGTATCCACAG GTACGTTTGCTGTGGTGAGTCTCATGACTGGCTCTATCGTGGAGGAAATGGTCCCATCACCTCCAGAACTGAACGCCAGTTCGCATGAAGGGTCTGATTTTGAGCTCCAGAGGATCGGCGTGGCCTCTGCAGTGGCACTTCTTTCGGGAATTATCATG CTATGCATGTTTGGTCTTCAGTTGGGCTTCCTCTCCACCTATCTGTCCGAGCCTATAGTAAAGGCTTTCACCAGCGCGGCTGCCTTTCACGTCACTAGCTCGCAGCTGCAGAGCATGCTCGGGTTGCGCCTCTCTCGTTACACGGGAACGTTCTCCCTTTTCAAG ACTTTAGCATCTGTGATGGAGAACCTGCCTCAGACGAACATGGCAGAGCTGCTGATATCCTTAGTGTGTTTAGCGGTGCTGATCCCGATAAAAGAGATCAACTCGCGGTACCGGCAGCGCCTTCGCACGCCCATCCCCGTGGAGATCCTGACG GTGATTATTGCCACCAGTGTGGCCTATGCTTTCTCTTTGGACTCCAATTATGACATTGAGATTGTTGGCCACATTCCAGCAGG ATTTCCAAGGCCACATTTACCTGCCATACGTACATTTCCTGACATTGCTGGGGACACCGTTGCCATCACATTTGTTGGTTACGCTGTTTCTGTCTCACTGGCGATGATCTATGCGGACAAACATGGATATTCCATCCACCCGAACCAG GAATTGTTGGCTCATGGCATCTCCAACACTGTGTCCTCCTTTTTTACCTGCTTCCCAAGTTCAGCCACTCTTGCCACCACAAACATACTGGAAAGTGCAGGGGGGTACACACAG TTCTCCGGCTTGTTCACCAGTCTTGTTGTGCTAATTGTTCTTCTGCTCATTGGACCGCTATTTCAATTCCTACCGAAG GCGGTACTGGCATGCATCAACGTGACCAGCCTAAGGCAAATGTTCCTGCAGTTTCAGGACTTACCAGAACTGTGGCGAATCAGCAAAATTGACTTT ATAGTTTGGGTGGTCACTTGGCTGTCTGTTGTGGTTCTCAATGTGGATCTTGGTTTAGCCATTGGGGTGGTCTTCTCAATGATGACTGTAATCTGTCGCACACAAAG gGCTGGTTGCTCCGTGCTCGGCCGGGCTAGCAACACTGAAATTTACAGACCCCTGGAGAATCATAGTAAG TGCTATGAGGTGCCAGGGATGAAGATCCTAACATACAATGGGCCTATTTATTATGGCAATCGTAGCTTCTTTAGGGAGCAGATGAGCAGCCTGTTGGGCGTGACACCAGAGAAGATCCGCAGCAGAGAGAAGGCCAGAAAAGCTCTGGAGAAACATGACTGTCAGACCGCTGTCAACACAGTG GAAAGAGGAATTGCTAATGCATCAttttcttcagaaaatgagttctTCAAATCTG AAGCATCTGAGCACAACGTCCAAGTAGTATTAATCGACTGCAGCAGCGTAATATTTGTTGATGTTGCGGGAGCGAGACTTTTCACTCAG ATGTGCGTTGAATGCCAGAAGATTGGAGTTCATGTCTATTTGTCCAACTGCAATG AGAGCGTTTTAAAGATTCTCACAGCAAGCGGTCTCATGAACCACATGAAACCCCAGCATATTTTTGTCACCGTACACGATGCCGTGATGTACATTCAGCAACAGAAG GAAAAACATCCGGAAAGCACCACGACTGTTTGGGTGTGA